The Populus alba chromosome 6, ASM523922v2, whole genome shotgun sequence genome contains a region encoding:
- the LOC118028408 gene encoding 7-deoxyloganetin glucosyltransferase-like, which yields MFRKILADKPHVICIPCPAQSHVKAMLKLAKLLHSRGFLITFVNTEFNHRRLLKSRGPYSLNGLPDFRFESIPDGLPPSDENATQDVQAIFEACKENLLAPFNELLAKLNDTASSDVPQVTCIVSDGFVPVAITAAQRHGIPVALFFSISACSFMGLKQYKELKERGLFPLKDESFLTNGYLDQVLDWIPGMKDIRFRDLPSFLRTTDPDDYFFNFCMECAERASEGSAVIFHTFDALEKEVLSALYSMFPRVYTIGPLQLLLNQMKEDDLDSIGYNLWKEEVECLQWLDSKKPNSVIYVNFGSVAAATKQQLIELGMGLAKSGHPFLWIIRPDMVTGDSAILPPEFTDETKDRGFISNWCPQEEVLNHPSIGGFLTHSGWNSIAESISSGVPMLCLPFFGDQQTNCRYTCNEWGIGMEIDSNAERDRVEKLVRELMEGEKGREVKKKVKEWRKLAEEAASPSGSSSMNLDELVKAVLLKFE from the exons ATGTTTCGCAAAATCTTAGCAGACAAGCCTCATGTAATCTGTATTCCCTGTCCAGCTCAAAGCCATGTAAAGGCAATGCTTAAACTAGCAAAACTACTGCATTCCCGAGGTTTTCTCATAACCTTTGTGAACACAGAGTTCAACCATAGACGCTTGCTTAAATCTAGAGGCCCTTATTCCCTGAATGGCTTGCCCGACTTTCGGTTCGAATCTATCCCAGATGGCCTCCCTCCTTCAGATGAGAATGCTACCCAAGATGTACAAGCAATTTTTGAGGCTTGCAAGGAGAACTTGCTAGCTCCATTTAATGAATTGCTTGCCAAGCTCAATGATACAGCATCTTCTGATGTTCCTCAAGTGACTTGCATTGTATCTGATGGATTTGTGCCAGTTGCCATCACTGCTGCTCAGAGGCATGGAATTCCTGTTGCCTTGTTCTTTTCTATCTCTGCTTGCAGTTTTATGGGGCTTAAGCAATATAAAGAGctcaaagaaagaggactgTTTCCATTAAAAG ACGAGAGCTTTTTAACAAATGGCTATTTGGATCAAGTACTGGACTGGATTCCAGGAATGAAAGATATACGATTTAGGGATCTTCCAAGTTTTCTTCGTACAACAGATCcagatgattattttttcaacttctgCATGGAATGTGCTGAGAGAGCATCTGAAGGTTCTGCAGTGATTTTCCATACTTTTGATGCTTTGGAGAAAGAAGTCTTGAGTGCTCTTTACTCAATGTTTCCTCGTGTCTACACGATCGGTCCACTTCAATTACTTCTCAATCAAATGAAAGAAGATGATCTAGATTCTATTGGATATAATCTATGGAAAGAAGAGGTTGAGTGTCTCCAATGGCTTGATTCCAAGAAACCAAACTCCGTAATTTATGTGAACTTTGGTAGCGTAGCAGCCGCTACAAAGCAGCAGCTGATTGAATTGGGAATGGGACTTGCTAAAAGTGGCCATCCATTTTTATGGATAATAAGGCCTGACATGGTCACAGGCGACTCCGCCATATTGCCACCAGAATTCACTGACGAGACTAAAGACAGAGGATTTATTTCAAACTGGTGTCCACAAGAGGAAGTTCTCAACCACCCATCAATAGGAGGTTTCCTAACACATAGTGGATGGAATTCAATAGCTGAGAGCATTTCTTCTGGGGTGCCCATGCTTTGTTTGCCGTTCTTTGGTGATCAACAAACAAACTGTAGGTACACTTGCAATGAGTGGGGCATTGGAATGGAGATTGATAGCAATGCGGAAAGAGATAGAGTGGAGAAGCTTGTGCGAGAGTTGATGGAAGGAGAGAAGGGCAGGGAGGTAAAGAAAAAAGTCAAGGAGTGGAGAAAATTAGCAGAGGAAGCCGCTAGTCCAAGTGGGTCATCATCCATGAATTTAGACGAGTTGGTGAAGGCAGTGCTTTTGAAGTTTGAATGA